The genomic segment CAGCTGAACCATTTATACGATGAGGCTAATTTTCCTGTTGTTATTTCAAATTTAGTTGATGAGAATACAGGACTCCCCCCAGAATGGGCAAAAGTCTTCCACATCGTTCAGACAGCATCCGGTTATAAGATTGGTTTATTTGGACTGACCGCTCCTTTTCCTACGAGCTATAAACCAATTGGATGGAACGTGAAAAATCCGGATGAAGTGATTGGAGACATTTTAGAATTGCTAACTCCTCTAGTTGATTCCGTTATATTGCTGTCTCATTTAGGAATTGGTGAAGATCAGCGAATTGCTGAATTGTATCCAATGATCTCCGTTATCATCGGATCACACACGCATCATTTACTGCCACATGGAAAAGTCGTTAGAAATACATTGCTTGCTGCAGCTGGAAAATATGGGCAATATGTTGGTCACATTGAATTAGAGATAGAGGATAATCGAATTAAAAAAGCTACCGCGACCGTTAAGGAAACGGTAACGATAAAAGCACCTCTGAATGAGGAACAACTGATTGAAGGCTACGAAATAAAAGGACATCAATTGTTGAATGAGCAGATTGTTGCCTCAATTCCTTCTAATTATCCTGTTAGTTGGCAAGGGAGTTCTGAACTTGTTGATGTTGGATTAAAAGCCCTTAAAGAATATGCTAATACAGACGCGGCAATTTTAAATGCAGGTTTGTTTATGCAGCCTTTGATTGAAGGAACGGTGACAAAAGATGAGCTACATCAGGTTTTGCCGCATCCAATGCGTATCTTAAGATGCACATTAGATGGAGAAAATCTGATCCGAGTCATTTATGAGATGGAAAAAAATCGTTTGTTTTTACGGAATTTTCCGATTAAAGGAATTGGATTTAGAGGGAAAATATTTGGTGAAATCTGTTACAATGGAGTAGCGTATGATAAAATGACCGGTGAAGTTACTTGGTTAGGAAAGCCAGTAGAAAAAACAAAGCACTACACATTTGCTACGGTAGATCATTTTATGTTTATTCCGTTTTTCCCAACTATTGAGATCAAAGGGGAAAATGAAGTGTTGTTTCCTTATTTTATCCGAAATGTCTTAGGACAATATTTGAAGAAACATTATCCCGCAGATAACGTAACAGAATGAATGGAAAGAAAGCAGGTGAACGAAATGACAAGCGAAAAAGAAACAACTAAAGAACGGACGAAAGCTTCGAATTTATCTAAAAAGACTTTTTCGTCAAAGAATCGCCAAACAAAGCCAAGGCCAAAAAAACAAGTAAAAGAATCACAGACTGTTCCAGTAGAAGAAAAGCATGAGACTGAAGAGAAGATGAATCTTTCTTTAGAAAAAGAAGTCACTCAATTGATTACGACAACTGAAGAGCCAATCGTCCAAAGAATTGATGCTACAACGATCAGGATTGAAGACAAAAAGTTTGAAATCGTGAAAGATTACCGAGATGCGTTTGATGCAGAACGATTGGGTGAGCGATACAGTGAAATTTTAAATAAGTACGATTATATTGTTGCGGATTGGGGATTTGAACAAATTCGTTTAAAAGGTTTCTATGACAACCGAAATCGCAAAGTCCCTCAAGATCAACGAATTGGGAACCTTCAAGATTATTTGTATGAGTATTGTAATTTTGGTTGTCCTTATTTTGTCTTGCAACGAATGGATGACAAAAAGGAACGCACTAAGCCCAATAAACCAAAAAAACGCAGAACACAAAAAAGTAAAAGTTTGACAAATGAAAAAGTAGTCAAACAAGTCCAATCAAAAGAGACAAATGCAAAACAAACGAATGCATCTAATAAAAAGAGATCGTCAGATCGAATGAAACCAAAAAAAGACTTTGTTAAAAAAGAAGTTTTACCAGTTGAAAAAACAGTTGAAAAAAGTGTTTCTAAAGAAACGGTTGAGACTGTTAAAGATGCTAAAGGAAAACGACAATACAGCATCAGAAGAAAAGTTGTTCCGAAATAAACTAATGACAATAAAGGTTGGGTTAACTAGATGAAGTATAAAGGATATTTAATTGATTTAGACGGTACGATGTATCGAGGGAAAGAACCGATTCCTGCAGCTTCACGGTTCATTAAAAGATTACAAGAAAATAAGATTCCTTATTTATTTGTTACCAATAATTCTTCTAAAACACAAAAAGAAGTAGCGGATAATTTGATTCAAAACTTTGATGTCCAAACGTCAGCAGAAGAAGTGTACACTAGTTCGTTGGCAACAGCTGATTACTTAACTTCATTAGGCGGAGGAAAAAAGGTTTATATAATAGGCGAAACAGGTATCAGAACTGCATTGAAAAACGCAGGGTTTGTTGAAGATGAAGAGAATCCAGATTATGTGGTTGTAGGAATCGATCGTCAAGTTACCTATCATGATTTTGAAATAGCAACTTTAGCCATTCATAAAGGAGCTCGTTTTATTGCAACAAATAAAGATACAAATTTACCAAGTGATAAAGGGATGGTACCTGGTGCCGGTTCATTAGTGGCTTTATTGATTGCATCAACAAGAGTTCAACCGACGTTTATCGGTAAACCTGAAGCTATTATTATGGAAGAAGCCATTAAAACAATTGGGTTAACAAAAGAAGAAGTCATTATGGTAGGCGATAATTATGAAACGGATATTTTAGCTGGCATCAATAACGACGTGGATACTTTATTAGTATTAACAGGATTTACAACAAAAGAGGACTTAACACTTGTGGAAGAACAACCTACCTATTTATTGAATTCACTGGATGAGTGGGTGTTTTAGTGAAAGAAAAAGGCATTCACCTTATAGGAATGATTGGCTTGTTTTTATTTATTCTATCGTTTGCTATAGCGTTGACAATTAATTTGACGCCATTATACGCATTTGATATAGATTACTTAAATATTCCACAAAAAGTAGGGTTACCTAAAGAAGCATTAATGGAAAACTATCGTGTGCTGCTTAACTATTTAAACTTGCCATGGGTGTCAGAATTAAATTTTCCAGATTTTCCAAGTTCCCAAAGCGGGTTGTTTCACTTTTATGAAGTTAAGAGATTGTTCATGGTGGATTATGTCACCATGGTGATTACTGCTGTAGGTTCGTTTTTCTATATTCGTTACATTAAGAAAAATCAGCTTTTTTGGAAGTTGGTTCGTCCATTCCAAGTTGGAATAATGGTTCCTTTAGTGGTGTTTTTTATGATAGCTGTGAGTTTTGATCAGTTATTTGTAGCATTTCATAAATTGTTTTTTAATAATGATGCTTGGTTGTTTAATCCTTCTACAGATCCCATTATTTTAGCTTTGCCTGAAACATTCTTCATGCACTGTTTTATTTTGGCTTTTGTCCTGATTGAACTTCAACTTATTTTTGGGTATTTCTATACTAAAAAAAAGGCCTTTAATTAAACAAGAACGCACTGACATCTAATAGTTGTCAGTGCGTTCTTGTTTACTTTAAAAGTAGTTTTATTTTGTAATGTCGCTTTTCGTTGGATGAGCATGCGCTAAACGACTAGCTGCTGCAGCCGCAATAGCTCCAACGATATCATCTAAAAATGTATGAACTTCATTATCATTGTGACTATTTAATTTTTTTAAAATACCAGGTTTGATTTTGTCGATGTATCCGTAGTTTGTAAAGCCGATAGAACCATAGACGTTAACAATTGAAAGAGCCATGATCTCATCTATTCCATATAGACCCTCATCCTCAACGATGATATCCAATAAAGGGTTCATTAATTCTTTATTTTCAGCTAAAATATCTAACTGGATTCCAGTCAGAATCGTATTTTGAACTTCTCTTTTTTTCAAAACAGCTTTTACGTTTTCTAAACAAACTTCATAAGTTAAATCATCGATATAAGATTGTTGTAAAAACATCACCAATTCAGCAATATCATCTAATTGGACTCCACGTTGGTTTAATAAGGCTAAAGCTTTTTCATGTAACTCATTTGTATCTTTTACCATTTCTATCCCTCCGTTTTAAGTATAAGTTAATTATACTAGAAAGGAGAAGAAATGACTTATAATAACCATCCAAGTCTACTATGAAAAGTTGCCTTTTTCAGCTAAAGAAAAATAAAAACTAAAAAAGGCTGGTACTGTGCATTGGTTGAACACGTTCATCAGGATTGATGTAACTCATTGCATTATTGATAGCCGTAGGAGCTTCACCAAATCCTGTCGCAATCAATTTAATTTTTCCTTCATAAGTACAGATATCGCCAGCGGCATATATACCAGAAACACTAGTTTCCATTTTAGTGTTTACTGGAATCTCGTTTCGTTTAACATCAAACCCCCAATTTTTCATTGGTCCAATAGATGAAGTAAAACCATAATTGATTAAGAAATTGTCAATTTTAAGTTCTTTTTCATCGTCACCTCGGACTTCTTTCAAGTGGACAGATTGGATTTGAGGATGATCACCCTTTAACTCAACCGGAATATAAGGGGTAATCACTTCAACGCTAGATTGTTCTAATAAAGAAACACTGTGTTCCATCGCTCTAAACTTATTCCGACGATGAATAAGGTAAACTTTTTTTGCAATGGGTTCAAGCGTCAATGCCCAATCCACAGCAGAATCGCCACCGCCGCAAATAGCCACAGTACGGTCTTTAAATTGTTCAATATTGTTGACATAGTAATGAAGCGTTTTGCCTTCGTAATCAGCAGCGTGTTCCAACTCTAATCTTCTTGGTTGAAAGGCTCCATTTCCGGCGGTTATAATAATAGCTTTTGAATAGTGAATCCCTTTTTTTGTGGTCATCTCAAATAATTCATCAGCATTTTTAATGACTTGTGTGACTTCTTCTTCTAAACAGATAGTTGGGTCAAAACGCGACATTTGAACAGAAAGATTATCAATCAATTCTTGTCCTTTTACTACTGGAAGAGCCGCAATATCATAAATATCTTTTTCAGGATATAACATACTTAATTGTCCGCCTAATTGTGGTAAACTTTCAATAATCTTAACTTTTGCATTTCGCATACCTCCATAAAAAGCAGCAAACATGCCAACAGGACCGCCACCAATAATCGTAATGTCAAAGACTTCTTTAGTCGTATTCAAAACTGAATTCCTCCAAGAGTACAATTTTATCAATCAAATTGTCTTAAAGTATAGCATATAAGACAAGGGTAATCATAGATTTCAATAAAAAATAGTCCTCTAACCAACTCCTTTTTCAAGGCAAGTAAAGGACTAGTGAAAATTATAAAAATGAAAAGTAGGTCAGTATAGCTCGTGTAATAAAAGCCACTCCAATACCTGTCAGAATCCCAAAAAAGACTTCGATAGGCTTATGTCCTAGATATTCCTTTAAGTGACGCTCTTTTTTCTCATCTACAAGTGACATTGATTCATGAGAAAGTTTCACTACTTTTTTACTCAACGTATGAAAATCAACCATCAATTGATTTAACAAGATTCCCTGTTCTCCACTTTGTCGACGTACACCCATAGAATCAAACATAACAATGGCTCCAAAAGTACTTGCTATAGCTACAAATGGAGAAGCAACTCCGTATTCTAGAGCTAAGGCTGTAATCAATGCTGATACTGCTGCTGAATGGGAACTAGGCATCCCGCCAGTAGAAGTAGCTAACGCCCATGTTGTCTTTCTTCTTAATAGAAAAGCTACTGGTACTTTAATAAATTGTGCAAATGTAATTGCTGCAAATGCTGCAACAAGCGGATAATTCGATAAAATAAGCATAGTGTCCCATCCTTTAAAAAAATCAATAGTCTTTTTTCATATCATAACATGAAACCCCTCTTACTTTGGTAAAAAACGTATTCACAAGAGATAAAAAAATACATCGGTCATCTATTTTTTTGCGCTCCAGTATAAATTAGCTAAAAAAAATAGCAATACAAGTAAGATTTCGGTATGATAGAGAAGAAAATATAAAAAATAGGAGGACGATAAAATGTCTGAATTTCCACAATTATCAACCGAAGTAGCAAGCAATGAAAAAACTGCAACTATTAAAACAACTATGGGTGAGTTGAAAGTTAAATTATTCCCAGAAATTGCTCCTAAAGCTGTAGAAAACTTTGTTAAGTTAGCAGAGAGCGGCTACTACAATGGAATCATTTTTCACCGTGTTATTCCTGATTTCATGATTCAAGGGGGAGACCCAACTGGAACCGGTATGGGTGGAGAAAGTGTTTGGGGAACTTCTTTTGAAGATGAATTCTCAGATAAAGCTTTCAATCTTAAAGGTGCTCTTTCAATGGCTAATGCAGGTCCTCATACAAATGGAAGTCAATTCTTTATTGTATCAGCTTCTCAAACACCACCAAACATGGTAGGCCAATTGGAAGCTGCCGGATACCCAGCAGAAGTTGTTGAAGCTTATAAAGAGAATGGTGGAACACCATGGTTAGATAACCGTCATACTGTTTTTGGTCATGTAGTTGAAGGCATGAACGTTGTAGACAGCATCCAAAATGTTAAACGCGGACCTCAAGATAAACCTGTAAATGATATCGTTATTGAAAGCATTGTAATAAGTTAAAAAAAAAGAAGTTGAGAATAGTATTCTCAACTTCTTTTTTTTATCTATTTGAATGGTCAAAAGCAATCTTGATACGGTTCAATCCTTCTATAACAGTTGCATGAGGAGCAGCAAAATTTAACCGCATGTATTGGGTTCCTTTAGGGCCATATGCTGAACCAGCATTTAATCCAATTTTTCCCACCTGTGCAAAGTGATGGATTAATTGTTCATCTGGAATACCTAAAGTAGAGCAATCAAACCAGAATAAGTAAGTGCCTTGTGGTCTCATATAATGGACTTGAGGCAATTCTGTATCAAAAAAAGTACAAATAGTTTCTAAATTAATTTTTAAATAGGCTAAGAGATCTTCTAACCAAGGACCGCCAGTTTTAAAAGCAGCTTCTGTAGCAATGTATCCAAATGTATTGATGCTATTTTGTTCTGTTTTTGCTTGAACGTGTTTTATAGCATTGCGCAATGTTTCGTTTTGAACGAATATCATTGAATTTTTAATGCCAGCTAAGTTGAAAGTCTTAGTGGCTGCTGTAAGTGTAATAACGAAGTCTTGGTAGTGTTCATCGATAGCCGCAACAGAAACGAAATTCTCAGATTTGTAAACAAGATCTCCA from the Carnobacterium inhibens subsp. inhibens DSM 13024 genome contains:
- a CDS encoding divergent PAP2 family protein, whose product is MLILSNYPLVAAFAAITFAQFIKVPVAFLLRRKTTWALATSTGGMPSSHSAAVSALITALALEYGVASPFVAIASTFGAIVMFDSMGVRRQSGEQGILLNQLMVDFHTLSKKVVKLSHESMSLVDEKKERHLKEYLGHKPIEVFFGILTGIGVAFITRAILTYFSFL
- a CDS encoding phosphatidylglycerophosphatase A family protein, encoding MVKDTNELHEKALALLNQRGVQLDDIAELVMFLQQSYIDDLTYEVCLENVKAVLKKREVQNTILTGIQLDILAENKELMNPLLDIIVEDEGLYGIDEIMALSIVNVYGSIGFTNYGYIDKIKPGILKKLNSHNDNEVHTFLDDIVGAIAAAAASRLAHAHPTKSDITK
- a CDS encoding NAD(P)/FAD-dependent oxidoreductase → MNTTKEVFDITIIGGGPVGMFAAFYGGMRNAKVKIIESLPQLGGQLSMLYPEKDIYDIAALPVVKGQELIDNLSVQMSRFDPTICLEEEVTQVIKNADELFEMTTKKGIHYSKAIIITAGNGAFQPRRLELEHAADYEGKTLHYYVNNIEQFKDRTVAICGGGDSAVDWALTLEPIAKKVYLIHRRNKFRAMEHSVSLLEQSSVEVITPYIPVELKGDHPQIQSVHLKEVRGDDEKELKIDNFLINYGFTSSIGPMKNWGFDVKRNEIPVNTKMETSVSGIYAAGDICTYEGKIKLIATGFGEAPTAINNAMSYINPDERVQPMHSTSLF
- a CDS encoding peptidylprolyl isomerase; translated protein: MSEFPQLSTEVASNEKTATIKTTMGELKVKLFPEIAPKAVENFVKLAESGYYNGIIFHRVIPDFMIQGGDPTGTGMGGESVWGTSFEDEFSDKAFNLKGALSMANAGPHTNGSQFFIVSASQTPPNMVGQLEAAGYPAEVVEAYKENGGTPWLDNRHTVFGHVVEGMNVVDSIQNVKRGPQDKPVNDIVIESIVIS
- a CDS encoding TIGR01457 family HAD-type hydrolase; this encodes MKYKGYLIDLDGTMYRGKEPIPAASRFIKRLQENKIPYLFVTNNSSKTQKEVADNLIQNFDVQTSAEEVYTSSLATADYLTSLGGGKKVYIIGETGIRTALKNAGFVEDEENPDYVVVGIDRQVTYHDFEIATLAIHKGARFIATNKDTNLPSDKGMVPGAGSLVALLIASTRVQPTFIGKPEAIIMEEAIKTIGLTKEEVIMVGDNYETDILAGINNDVDTLLVLTGFTTKEDLTLVEEQPTYLLNSLDEWVF
- a CDS encoding YutD family protein; the encoded protein is MTSEKETTKERTKASNLSKKTFSSKNRQTKPRPKKQVKESQTVPVEEKHETEEKMNLSLEKEVTQLITTTEEPIVQRIDATTIRIEDKKFEIVKDYRDAFDAERLGERYSEILNKYDYIVADWGFEQIRLKGFYDNRNRKVPQDQRIGNLQDYLYEYCNFGCPYFVLQRMDDKKERTKPNKPKKRRTQKSKSLTNEKVVKQVQSKETNAKQTNASNKKRSSDRMKPKKDFVKKEVLPVEKTVEKSVSKETVETVKDAKGKRQYSIRRKVVPK
- a CDS encoding TIGR01906 family membrane protein gives rise to the protein MIGLFLFILSFAIALTINLTPLYAFDIDYLNIPQKVGLPKEALMENYRVLLNYLNLPWVSELNFPDFPSSQSGLFHFYEVKRLFMVDYVTMVITAVGSFFYIRYIKKNQLFWKLVRPFQVGIMVPLVVFFMIAVSFDQLFVAFHKLFFNNDAWLFNPSTDPIILALPETFFMHCFILAFVLIELQLIFGYFYTKKKAFN
- a CDS encoding bifunctional metallophosphatase/5'-nucleotidase, which codes for MERIHIFHTNDIHSHFENWPRISAYLRDESRRLEKENEAVFSFDIGDACDRVHPLTEATDGKANIQLLNEVRYDAVTIGNNEGIGSSKNQLNHLYDEANFPVVISNLVDENTGLPPEWAKVFHIVQTASGYKIGLFGLTAPFPTSYKPIGWNVKNPDEVIGDILELLTPLVDSVILLSHLGIGEDQRIAELYPMISVIIGSHTHHLLPHGKVVRNTLLAAAGKYGQYVGHIELEIEDNRIKKATATVKETVTIKAPLNEEQLIEGYEIKGHQLLNEQIVASIPSNYPVSWQGSSELVDVGLKALKEYANTDAAILNAGLFMQPLIEGTVTKDELHQVLPHPMRILRCTLDGENLIRVIYEMEKNRLFLRNFPIKGIGFRGKIFGEICYNGVAYDKMTGEVTWLGKPVEKTKHYTFATVDHFMFIPFFPTIEIKGENEVLFPYFIRNVLGQYLKKHYPADNVTE